The following proteins come from a genomic window of Acidobacteriota bacterium:
- a CDS encoding CTP synthase, whose product MATKYIFITGGVVSSLGKGVAASSVGAILEARGFTVEMMKLDPYVNVDPGTMSPYQHGEVFVTDDGAEADLDLGHYERFTTCKTSKKHNYTTGKIYEAVINKERRGDYLGNTVQVIPHVTDEIKAGMRRLAGSADVVLVEIGGTVGDIESLPFLEAIRQFRQELGRSNAVNLHLTLVPYIAASDEQKTKPTQHSVRELRAIGISPDILLCRVDRDLPDEMKAKIALFCNVDTHNVIAARDVDTIYEVPLMFCREGLDESLMDLLSLPGSPRNLAGWERMVHRIRHPQGQVRIGIVGKYVELPDAYKSLNEALMHGGIANDVEVQLVYINAEDLETESWPQEMFEVDGLLVPIGFGPRGVEGKIRAIQYAREQQVPMFGICLGMQCMVIEISRNACGMEGAQSTEFDEVAVDPVIYKLRDLLGVEEMGGTMRLGAYPCVVEEGTLAAQVYGGTSETEDGRLLISERHRHRYEVNQKYLGALQDSGVVVSGRSPDGKFVEIVELPDHPWFLGCQFHPEYRSRPADPHPLFISYIRAAVEQKQRTAAASASAGDELPSGGAEAN is encoded by the coding sequence ATGGCAACCAAGTACATCTTCATCACCGGCGGCGTCGTGTCCTCGCTCGGCAAGGGCGTGGCCGCGTCCTCGGTGGGAGCGATTCTCGAGGCCCGCGGCTTCACCGTCGAGATGATGAAGCTCGACCCCTACGTGAACGTCGATCCGGGGACGATGTCCCCCTACCAGCATGGCGAGGTGTTCGTCACCGACGACGGCGCCGAGGCGGATCTCGACCTGGGGCACTACGAGCGGTTCACCACCTGCAAGACGAGCAAGAAGCACAACTACACGACCGGCAAGATCTACGAGGCGGTGATCAACAAGGAGCGCAGGGGCGACTACCTGGGCAACACGGTCCAGGTCATTCCCCACGTGACGGACGAGATCAAGGCGGGGATGCGCCGGCTGGCGGGCAGCGCCGATGTCGTGCTGGTCGAGATCGGCGGCACGGTCGGCGACATCGAGTCCCTGCCCTTCCTGGAGGCGATCCGGCAGTTCCGCCAGGAACTGGGTCGAAGCAACGCCGTCAACCTCCACCTCACCCTGGTGCCGTACATCGCCGCCTCCGACGAGCAGAAGACGAAGCCCACCCAGCACTCGGTGCGCGAGTTGCGGGCCATCGGCATCTCCCCGGACATCCTGCTCTGCCGGGTGGACCGCGACCTGCCGGACGAGATGAAGGCGAAGATCGCCCTTTTCTGCAACGTGGACACCCACAACGTGATCGCCGCGCGCGACGTCGACACGATCTACGAAGTGCCCCTGATGTTCTGCCGCGAGGGCCTCGACGAGTCCCTCATGGACCTGCTCAGCCTGCCGGGCTCCCCGCGCAACCTGGCCGGTTGGGAACGCATGGTCCACCGCATCCGCCACCCGCAGGGGCAGGTGCGGATCGGCATCGTCGGCAAGTACGTTGAACTGCCCGACGCGTACAAGAGCCTGAACGAAGCCCTGATGCACGGCGGCATCGCCAACGACGTCGAGGTCCAGTTGGTCTACATCAACGCGGAGGACCTGGAGACCGAGAGCTGGCCCCAGGAGATGTTCGAGGTCGACGGCCTGCTCGTGCCGATCGGCTTCGGCCCGCGCGGGGTCGAGGGCAAGATCCGGGCGATCCAGTACGCGCGCGAGCAGCAGGTGCCGATGTTCGGCATCTGCCTCGGCATGCAGTGCATGGTGATCGAGATCTCGCGCAACGCCTGCGGCATGGAGGGCGCCCAGTCGACGGAGTTCGACGAGGTGGCGGTTGATCCCGTGATCTACAAGTTGCGCGACCTGCTCGGAGTCGAGGAGATGGGCGGCACGATGCGTCTGGGCGCCTATCCCTGCGTCGTCGAGGAGGGCACTCTGGCGGCGCAGGTCTACGGCGGGACGTCCGAAACCGAGGACGGCCGGTTGCTGATCAGCGAGCGCCACCGGCACCGCTACGAGGTGAACCAGAAGTACCTCGGGGCGCTCCAGGACTCCGGAGTCGTCGTCTCCGGCCGGAGCCCCGACGGCAAGTTCGTCGAGATCGTGGAGCTTCCGGACCACCCCTGGTTCCTCGGCTGCCAGTTCCACCCCGAGTACAGGTCGCGTCCGGCCGATCCGCACCCGCTCTTCATCTCCTACATCCGGGCGGCGGTCGAGCAGAAACAGCGGACCGCGGCGGCGTCGGCGAGCGCCGGGGACGAGCTTCCCTCCGGCGGCGCCGAAGCAAACTGA
- the kdsA gene encoding 3-deoxy-8-phosphooctulonate synthase: protein MTAEGFELAPGIVLGRGGLPVIAGPCVIEGRDWLVGVGQQIQAMSHRLGLPIVFKSSFDKANRSSGDSFRGPGLTEGLAALAEVREATGLPVLTDVHQPGQCAEAAQVCDVLQIPAFLCRQTDLVVEAAATGRPVLIKKGQFMAPADMVRVVDKARATGNARIAVTERGSSFGYHNLVVDMRSFELLAEHRIAVLYDVTHSLQLPGAREKESGGDRRFAEPLARAAIAAGAAGLYLETHPDPDSARCDRETQLPLARAEKLLLSALEIHRSRVAEGPWV from the coding sequence GTGACCGCGGAAGGCTTCGAACTCGCGCCGGGAATCGTCCTCGGTCGCGGCGGCTTGCCCGTGATCGCGGGTCCCTGCGTGATCGAGGGCCGCGACTGGCTCGTCGGCGTGGGCCAGCAGATCCAGGCGATGAGCCATCGCCTCGGGCTGCCGATCGTCTTCAAGTCCTCGTTCGACAAGGCGAACCGCAGCTCCGGCGACAGCTTCCGGGGCCCGGGGCTCACCGAAGGGCTGGCGGCGCTGGCGGAGGTCAGGGAGGCGACCGGACTGCCGGTGCTGACCGATGTCCACCAACCGGGCCAGTGCGCCGAAGCCGCCCAGGTCTGCGACGTCCTCCAGATCCCCGCCTTCCTCTGCCGCCAGACGGACCTGGTCGTCGAGGCGGCCGCAACCGGGCGGCCGGTCCTGATCAAGAAGGGCCAGTTCATGGCGCCGGCCGACATGGTGCGCGTGGTCGACAAGGCACGCGCCACCGGCAACGCGCGGATCGCCGTGACCGAGCGCGGCAGCTCCTTCGGGTACCACAACCTGGTCGTCGACATGCGCAGTTTCGAACTCCTCGCCGAGCACCGGATCGCCGTCCTCTACGACGTGACGCACTCGCTGCAGTTGCCCGGCGCCCGCGAGAAGGAGAGCGGCGGCGACCGCCGGTTCGCGGAGCCGCTGGCCCGCGCCGCGATCGCCGCCGGCGCCGCCGGCCTATATCTCGAGACGCATCCGGACCCCGACAGCGCGCGGTGCGACCGCGAGACCCAGTTGCCGCTCGCACGCGCCGAGAAACTGCTCCTGTCCGCGCTCGAGATTCACCGCTCTCGCGTCGCCGAGGGCCCCTGGGTCTGA
- a CDS encoding KpsF/GutQ family sugar-phosphate isomerase, with translation MAGRPSSATAESERSLEIARAVLELEAAAIRGLIGQLEDSFGEAVRRMRDCRGRVICTGMGKSGHVMKKVAATLASTGTPALFIHPAEAIHGDLGMIVPGDVVLAASTSGGTEELLRMIDVLHRRGVPLIAVTGAAKSPIAERADIHLSAAIDQEACPLNLAPTASTTATLALGDALAMALLEARGFTLEDFATLHPGGELGRRLMTVDQVMHAGAAVPKVGLQASMREALFEMTEKSFGITAIVDDAGGLCGVVSDGDLRRLLNTDPAAGESAGGAFLDRAVCHYMTPEPKTIQPDALVTVALASMERHRITSLFICHGDGRLRGLVHIHDLWGLRRK, from the coding sequence GTGGCCGGACGCCCCAGCAGCGCAACCGCCGAATCGGAGCGAAGCCTGGAGATCGCCCGGGCCGTCCTCGAACTCGAGGCGGCGGCGATCCGCGGCCTGATCGGGCAGCTCGAGGACTCCTTCGGCGAGGCGGTGCGGCGCATGCGCGACTGCCGGGGGCGGGTGATCTGCACCGGTATGGGCAAGAGCGGCCACGTGATGAAGAAGGTGGCGGCCACCCTGGCCTCGACCGGCACGCCCGCCCTGTTCATCCATCCGGCCGAGGCGATCCACGGCGACCTGGGCATGATCGTGCCGGGCGACGTGGTTCTGGCCGCCTCGACCTCCGGCGGCACGGAAGAACTGCTGCGGATGATCGACGTGCTGCATCGGCGCGGCGTTCCCCTGATCGCCGTCACCGGGGCCGCGAAGAGTCCGATCGCCGAGCGCGCCGACATCCACCTGTCGGCGGCGATCGACCAGGAGGCATGCCCCCTGAACCTGGCGCCGACCGCATCGACGACCGCCACCCTGGCGCTGGGCGACGCACTTGCCATGGCGCTGCTCGAGGCGCGCGGGTTCACCCTCGAGGACTTCGCCACCCTTCATCCCGGCGGCGAGCTCGGCCGCCGGCTGATGACGGTGGATCAGGTGATGCACGCCGGCGCCGCCGTGCCCAAGGTCGGGCTCCAGGCCTCGATGCGCGAGGCCCTGTTCGAGATGACCGAGAAGTCGTTCGGCATCACCGCGATCGTCGACGACGCGGGCGGTCTCTGCGGCGTCGTCTCGGACGGGGACCTGCGGCGCCTGCTGAACACGGATCCGGCTGCCGGCGAGTCGGCCGGCGGCGCGTTCCTGGACCGCGCCGTCTGCCACTACATGACGCCCGAACCGAAGACGATCCAGCCCGACGCCCTGGTCACGGTCGCCCTGGCGTCCATGGAGCGGCACCGGATCACGTCCCTGTTCATCTGCCACGGCGACGGCCGCCTGCGCGGCCTCGTCCACATCCACGATCTTTGGGGCCTGCGCCGGAAGTAG
- a CDS encoding HAD family hydrolase, translated as MSTMLSSVVLRLRFLLFDVDGVLTDGRLYYLGDEIAVAFDTRDGVAVKRARDAGLGVGLLSSRRDSPAVARRAADLGFDEVLLGRRDKAAAFADLLERRGLEASEVAYVGDDLVDLPVLRAAGLSVAPADAVQEVRDNVDLVLDAPGGRGAARELVDLIVEALGPVS; from the coding sequence ATGTCCACCATGCTCTCCTCCGTTGTCCTTCGCCTCCGCTTCCTCCTCTTCGACGTCGACGGCGTGCTCACCGACGGCCGGCTCTACTACCTCGGCGACGAGATCGCGGTGGCGTTCGACACGCGAGACGGCGTCGCCGTGAAGCGCGCCCGCGACGCGGGCCTCGGCGTCGGTCTTCTGAGCTCCAGGAGAGACTCCCCCGCGGTCGCCCGCCGCGCCGCCGACCTCGGCTTCGACGAGGTGCTCCTCGGCCGCCGCGACAAGGCCGCGGCCTTCGCCGATCTGCTCGAGCGTCGCGGGCTCGAAGCCTCCGAAGTGGCCTACGTCGGCGACGACCTGGTCGACCTGCCGGTCCTGCGCGCCGCAGGCCTGTCCGTCGCCCCGGCCGACGCGGTGCAGGAGGTCCGCGACAACGTCGACCTCGTCCTCGACGCCCCCGGCGGCCGCGGCGCCGCCCGCGAACTCGTCGACCTCATCGTCGAGGCGTTGGGCCCGGTGTCGTAG
- a CDS encoding Uma2 family endonuclease encodes MAEPAHAARTAPSDAERAPLDAADFPGCRAVRITLEQIDEYEGRLEYWERRTATAMVVCEPTTTYHERPGHRLAGLAALIAASRGSAIAAFGTSDLVRFDARGKPRVLMQADQILYLHPPSAEELAPKVDVDGGALPDVVLEVDYSTDVRVRKLRLYEAWGFPEVWVDVPDVGSPSRPKSRVPGLAIHVLEGGRFVRAESSRAFPGWTAEEIHRALNEHRMSDITREALHRVGAALSAAEGTGPDDDPWLRHYRNESRNEGRAEVRYESVLAILEERGITAAPSLPARLAALGELPATAMVRAALHCASESEFLALCAAERGSPPATTPGPTPRR; translated from the coding sequence ATGGCCGAGCCCGCCCACGCAGCACGAACGGCGCCGTCCGACGCCGAACGAGCACCGCTTGACGCGGCGGACTTTCCCGGCTGCAGGGCGGTCCGCATCACGCTGGAGCAGATCGACGAGTACGAGGGCCGGCTCGAGTATTGGGAGAGGCGGACCGCGACAGCGATGGTCGTGTGCGAGCCGACGACCACCTATCACGAGCGGCCCGGGCACAGACTGGCCGGCCTTGCGGCGCTCATCGCAGCGTCGAGGGGCTCGGCGATCGCGGCTTTCGGCACGTCGGACCTGGTGCGCTTCGACGCCCGGGGCAAGCCCAGGGTGTTGATGCAGGCGGACCAGATCCTGTACCTGCATCCGCCTTCCGCTGAAGAGCTGGCGCCGAAGGTGGACGTGGACGGCGGGGCTCTGCCCGACGTCGTGCTGGAGGTCGACTACTCGACGGACGTTCGCGTTCGCAAGCTTCGACTGTACGAGGCCTGGGGTTTCCCCGAGGTCTGGGTCGACGTGCCGGATGTGGGCTCGCCGAGCCGTCCCAAGTCCCGGGTGCCCGGTCTCGCGATTCACGTTCTTGAGGGCGGCCGCTTCGTCCGGGCCGAGAGCAGTCGAGCGTTTCCCGGCTGGACTGCCGAGGAGATTCACCGGGCGTTGAACGAACACCGGATGTCGGACATCACGCGCGAGGCCCTGCATCGCGTAGGCGCCGCCCTGAGCGCCGCCGAAGGCACGGGACCGGACGACGACCCCTGGCTGCGGCACTACCGCAACGAGAGTCGCAACGAGGGGCGCGCCGAGGTGCGGTACGAGTCGGTGCTCGCCATCCTCGAAGAGCGCGGCATCACGGCGGCGCCGTCACTGCCGGCACGTCTCGCCGCGCTGGGTGAACTGCCGGCGACCGCGATGGTGCGGGCCGCGTTGCACTGCGCCAGCGAGAGCGAGTTTCTGGCACTCTGCGCCGCGGAGCGCGGCTCGCCACCGGCTACGACACCGGGCCCAACGCCTCGACGATGA
- the tatC gene encoding twin-arginine translocase subunit TatC, with protein MTLLEHLDELRRRILRTLIVVVVAFFGCFAFAEEIYNVLARPIEPHVDQLVFDGVTDPFIVFVKVALLASVFVTSPYLVSQLWGFVSPGLYRREKRYAIPFIFFGSFFFLGGGAFGYFVALPFATEFLVNMGLNSDWGADIRIERYLSFAVNVLLGLAVMFLLPIVIFMLSQLGIVTPRFLMRHFRWAVLIIVILSAAITPTPDAINMTIVAGPTLLLYLLGVGASALVQRRRKRLEKEAEEEWAS; from the coding sequence ATGACGCTGCTCGAGCACCTCGACGAGCTGCGCCGCCGCATCCTCCGCACGCTGATCGTCGTCGTCGTCGCGTTCTTCGGCTGCTTCGCCTTCGCCGAAGAGATCTACAACGTGCTGGCGAGACCGATCGAGCCCCACGTCGATCAGCTCGTGTTCGACGGCGTCACGGATCCGTTCATCGTCTTCGTGAAGGTGGCGCTCCTGGCCTCCGTCTTCGTCACCTCCCCCTATCTCGTCAGCCAGCTCTGGGGCTTCGTCTCGCCGGGGCTCTACCGGCGCGAGAAGCGCTACGCGATCCCCTTCATCTTCTTCGGCTCCTTCTTCTTCCTGGGCGGCGGCGCCTTCGGCTACTTCGTCGCCCTGCCCTTCGCGACCGAGTTCCTGGTCAACATGGGTCTCAACAGCGACTGGGGCGCCGACATCCGGATCGAGCGGTACCTGAGCTTCGCGGTCAACGTCCTGCTCGGCCTGGCCGTCATGTTCCTGCTCCCGATCGTCATCTTCATGCTGTCGCAGCTCGGCATCGTGACGCCGCGGTTCCTGATGCGCCACTTCCGATGGGCAGTGCTCATCATCGTGATCCTCTCCGCCGCGATCACGCCGACCCCGGACGCCATCAACATGACCATCGTGGCGGGGCCGACGCTGCTCCTCTACCTGCTCGGCGTCGGCGCCTCGGCCCTGGTCCAGCGCCGCCGCAAGCGTCTCGAGAAAGAGGCCGAAGAGGAGTGGGCGAGCTAG
- a CDS encoding twin-arginine translocase TatA/TatE family subunit, with product MFGPIGMQEMLFIMAAALLIFGPRKLPELGRTLGRGMAEFRRATSDLKRSIDVELDEEKRPPPPRRIDKSKKTGVSDGSRKTASADDSKKTGESGARTPSDPAA from the coding sequence ATGTTCGGCCCGATCGGCATGCAGGAGATGCTGTTCATCATGGCGGCCGCTCTGCTCATCTTCGGCCCACGGAAGCTGCCTGAACTGGGCCGCACGCTGGGCCGCGGCATGGCCGAGTTTCGGCGTGCCACGAGCGATTTGAAGCGCTCGATCGACGTCGAACTCGACGAAGAGAAGCGCCCGCCGCCGCCACGCCGAATCGACAAGAGCAAGAAGACCGGGGTGTCGGACGGTTCCAGGAAGACCGCGAGCGCCGACGATTCGAAGAAGACGGGCGAATCGGGGGCCCGGACGCCGAGTGACCCCGCCGCCTGA
- a CDS encoding S41 family peptidase: MQKPWRNIALVLFVTAVLVGGLAGGHLLAVGGGEFAPVREYTDLIEAAHAHYAVPEVAYRDLIYASIGGMLRSLDPHTSFLPPVAYDSMRERQQSSFYGLGIYVGTRNNRLTVISPIEGTPGYEKGIRAGDIIHLINGEPTEEMSPNEAIRNLKGPKGTDVTVTLLRPGLDEPLVVTVTRAEIPQETVRHVHMVKPGVGYVLVNDFSRSTGDELERALASLRDQGMERLVLDLRENGGGLLDQAIAVSDQFVPPGSTIVETRGRIDSSHQTYRSTGRHEPLGLPLVVLVNGGSASASEIVSGAVQDHDVGLVVGASTWGKGLVQTVYELSYGAGLALTTARYYTPSGRLIQRDYSSYWDYYTEYDANGSNGEDAPEDGFPLDGDVPAGLLEAPPAPSQDERPVFYTDLGREVFGGGGVTPDYVIEQDEPPALIWRLQSRSGFHRFPFEAGNQEGVESTDWQVSDEYLERFWEWVVEEEFVAAGELEEAREDPEVDRHARVRLRYEIFNTAFGLTEGYKAQAVLDKQLARALELLDEAEDLLDRRLDLDGQGGSPVSGLVAQQ, translated from the coding sequence GTGCAGAAACCCTGGCGCAACATCGCACTCGTCCTCTTCGTCACGGCCGTTCTCGTCGGCGGGCTGGCCGGTGGCCACCTGCTGGCGGTGGGCGGCGGGGAGTTCGCGCCGGTTCGCGAGTACACCGACCTGATCGAAGCGGCGCACGCGCACTACGCCGTGCCTGAGGTCGCCTACCGCGACCTGATCTACGCCTCGATCGGCGGCATGCTGCGCAGCCTCGATCCGCATACCAGCTTCCTGCCGCCGGTCGCCTACGACTCGATGAGGGAACGCCAGCAGAGTTCGTTCTACGGCCTCGGCATCTACGTCGGGACGCGCAACAACCGGCTGACGGTCATCTCGCCGATCGAAGGCACGCCGGGCTACGAGAAGGGCATCCGCGCCGGCGACATCATCCACCTCATCAACGGCGAGCCGACCGAGGAGATGAGTCCGAACGAGGCAATCCGCAATCTCAAGGGCCCCAAGGGGACCGACGTCACCGTCACCCTGCTCCGTCCGGGTCTCGACGAGCCCCTGGTCGTCACCGTGACCCGGGCCGAGATCCCGCAGGAGACCGTTCGCCATGTCCACATGGTGAAGCCGGGCGTCGGCTACGTCCTGGTCAACGACTTCTCGCGCTCGACCGGCGATGAACTCGAACGGGCCCTCGCGAGTCTCCGGGACCAGGGCATGGAGCGTCTGGTGCTCGACCTGCGGGAGAACGGCGGCGGTCTCCTCGACCAGGCGATCGCGGTCTCCGATCAGTTCGTGCCCCCCGGCAGCACGATCGTCGAGACCCGCGGCCGCATCGACAGTTCTCACCAGACCTACCGCTCCACCGGCCGCCACGAGCCGCTCGGCCTGCCCCTCGTCGTGCTCGTGAACGGCGGCTCAGCGTCGGCCTCCGAGATCGTCTCGGGCGCCGTCCAGGACCACGACGTCGGTCTGGTCGTCGGCGCGTCGACCTGGGGCAAGGGTCTGGTGCAGACCGTCTACGAGCTGTCCTACGGCGCCGGCCTCGCACTGACGACGGCCCGGTACTACACGCCGTCGGGGAGGTTGATCCAGCGCGACTACTCGTCGTATTGGGACTACTACACGGAGTACGACGCGAACGGCAGCAACGGAGAGGACGCGCCGGAGGACGGCTTCCCGCTCGACGGCGACGTGCCGGCCGGCCTGCTTGAGGCGCCCCCGGCTCCGTCGCAAGACGAGCGCCCCGTCTTCTACACCGACCTGGGCCGCGAGGTGTTCGGCGGCGGCGGAGTGACCCCGGACTACGTGATCGAGCAGGACGAGCCGCCCGCTCTCATCTGGCGTCTGCAGTCGCGGAGCGGCTTCCACCGCTTCCCGTTCGAGGCGGGCAACCAGGAAGGCGTCGAATCGACCGACTGGCAGGTGTCGGACGAGTACCTGGAGCGGTTCTGGGAATGGGTCGTCGAAGAAGAGTTCGTCGCCGCCGGGGAACTCGAAGAGGCCCGGGAGGATCCGGAAGTGGACCGCCACGCGCGGGTCCGCCTTCGCTACGAGATCTTCAACACCGCCTTCGGCCTGACCGAGGGGTACAAGGCCCAGGCGGTGTTGGACAAGCAGCTTGCCCGCGCCCTCGAACTGCTCGACGAAGCGGAAGATCTCCTCGACCGGCGACTGGACCTGGACGGCCAGGGCGGCAGCCCCGTGTCCGGTCTGGTCGCGCAGCAGTAG
- the rpmG gene encoding 50S ribosomal protein L33 — translation MRDKIKLVSSAGTGYFYTTTKNKKLSREKLKLKKYDPKIRRHVEFVEEKMR, via the coding sequence GTGAGAGACAAGATCAAGCTCGTATCAAGCGCCGGTACCGGGTACTTCTACACGACGACGAAGAACAAGAAGCTCAGCCGCGAGAAGCTGAAGCTGAAGAAGTACGACCCGAAGATCAGGCGGCACGTCGAGTTCGTCGAAGAGAAGATGCGCTAG
- a CDS encoding superoxide dismutase → MMHEVPDLAYPFDALEPHIDALTMEIHHDRHHAVYVANLNAALEGHPDLAAMSVENLLRNIDEVPGSIRGAVRNHGGGHANHSLFWSVMGPDGGGAPSGDLATAIDIRFGGFDQFRERFKGAAMGQFGSGWGWLVSGDDGLSVIARPNQDSPLMEGLTPLLGVDVWEHAYYLRYQNKRPDYLDAFWNVVDWDAVSERFRG, encoded by the coding sequence ATCATGCACGAAGTTCCGGATCTCGCATATCCCTTCGACGCCCTCGAGCCGCACATCGACGCGCTGACGATGGAGATACACCACGACAGGCACCACGCCGTCTACGTCGCGAACCTCAACGCGGCACTGGAAGGGCATCCGGATCTGGCCGCGATGAGCGTCGAGAACCTGCTCAGGAACATCGACGAGGTGCCGGGCTCGATCCGCGGCGCGGTGCGCAACCACGGCGGCGGCCACGCCAACCACTCGCTCTTCTGGTCGGTCATGGGGCCGGATGGCGGCGGCGCGCCCAGCGGCGACCTGGCCACCGCGATCGATATCCGTTTCGGTGGCTTCGACCAGTTCCGGGAGCGCTTCAAGGGCGCTGCGATGGGTCAGTTCGGCAGCGGCTGGGGTTGGCTGGTCAGCGGCGATGACGGTCTGTCGGTGATCGCTCGCCCGAACCAGGATTCGCCGTTGATGGAGGGGTTGACTCCGCTGCTCGGCGTCGACGTGTGGGAGCACGCGTACTACCTGAGGTACCAGAACAAGCGGCCGGACTACCTGGACGCGTTCTGGAACGTCGTCGATTGGGACGCCGTGTCGGAGCGCTTCAGAGGCTGA
- a CDS encoding metalloregulator ArsR/SmtB family transcription factor — MTKVFKALSDSTRQDILRLLEDEQRCVGDIVGEFELSQPTISRHLSVLKEADLVIDQRRGQNVIYRLNDEALSESMRSFFGQFRSCQNSLRKRSP, encoded by the coding sequence ATGACGAAGGTCTTCAAGGCGCTCTCGGACTCCACGCGGCAGGACATCCTCCGACTTCTCGAGGACGAGCAGCGTTGCGTCGGCGACATCGTGGGTGAGTTCGAGCTTTCCCAGCCAACGATTTCCAGGCACCTGTCGGTGCTCAAGGAAGCCGACCTGGTGATCGATCAGCGTCGCGGCCAGAACGTGATCTACCGGTTGAACGACGAGGCGCTCTCCGAGTCGATGCGCAGCTTCTTCGGCCAGTTTCGGAGCTGCCAGAACTCGCTGCGCAAGCGGTCCCCCTGA